The nucleotide window TTtccgttattattattattaattttttttttgggtaaaacaacaacaacaacgacccagtgaaatcccacaggtagggtatggggagggtagtgtgtacgcagaccttacccctactccggaggagtagagaggttgtttcccaTAGACCCTTGGCTCTCGACGATGGTAAAGGACAGTGAAGCTGTAACATCAAAGGAAGTCagaaagataacaccaacaacgtGATAACCAGACAACAGGAAAAAAAAACAGTAACAAAGGCATAACACTACAGACATAATGGAAGTAATAATGACACAACAAGAACTACTAGCATCCTAAGACAAAACACAATCAAACTAGCCTCCTACAACCTAACCTGCAACCCTAATGAAGTAATATGGACACATAGGAGCTACCACCAGCCTAAGACACAACACTATCAGACTAGCCtcctacctcctaacctacaaccttaatgctcgatctccacagtTTCCTAACAAGGGTCATATTCTCAGAAATCTGAAGCCGcatcatgtcctgcctgatcacctctcctcaATACTTCTTATGTCACCCTCTACCTCTACTCATACCTGTCAAGGCAAGCCGTTCACACCTCCTTATCGGGGCATCCATGTTTTTCCTCCGCAAGttcccgaaccatctaagcctagcTTCCCCCATCTTGTTTTCCATTGAAGCCACGCCCATCTTcacccgaatatcttcatttctaatcctatctagcctagtgtgcccgcacattcATCTAAACATCCTCATTTCTTTAATTTTCATTTCATCTTGTCACACATCTAAACATCCGCACATTCTTGACTCTGCACCATACAACAtgaccggtctaaccaccgctctgtagaacttacctttaagtttcggaGGCACATTCCTGTCACACAAGACACCAGACGCTAGCCTTCATTTCATCGACCCCACCTCTATACGGTGTGTGACttcctcatcaatctccccatccccttGGATAACCGACCCCAGATACTTGAAGCTCCctttcttggggatgacttgagaGGCAAACCTCACGTCCATGTCCGTTTCTCCCAATATGTCATTGAACTTGCACTCCACGTATTCTATCTTACTCCTGCTCAACttaaaacctttagactcaagggtctgcctccaaacctccaacctctcgttaacaccgcctcgcgtctcatcaatctaAAGTATGTCATCAGCGAATAACACACCATGGTACCTCCCCTTGGATATAGTGTGTTAGTGCGTCCATCGTCCACCGGGCTGAGTGctgatccttggtgtaaccccataacaaccggaAAAAGCTCTGAGTCTCCCCCCACAGTCTTAACACgggtcttagctccatcatacatgtccttgatcACCCTAATATAAGCTACCAGAACACCTTTCACCTCCGGGCATCTCCACAGAACTTCCTTAGGGACATTGTCATATGTtttttctaggtcaataaacactatgtgcaaatccttcttcctGTACAGTTCAACCAACCTCCTATTAAGatggatagcttccgtagtagaaTGACCAAgcatgaacccaaactggttACTGGATAAGTAAAACAACATGTAATCAAATTAAAGAGAGTGTTGAAGAAGTTGAGCATAGTTAGATTACTTACACGAACTTCAAAAAGATAATCATGGGGATAAGCTGTCAAAGAAAGATTTCCCACAAACTGAAATGTTACAGCTGGGAAACCGTCGTCGACACTGCACCGAGAAAGGAAAACCAAAATCAGGTTGTAAgcaatgaaaataaaattttgaaactAACGTGAGAGGTTAGAGCCTTACTTTCCGCTGTAGATAAAGCAGTCAAAGTCCCCGTCAAGATGATGAGTCTTCAATTGTGGTTGCTTTGACATTAACTATAGGAGCATAGAGTGAAAAATCAAGCAGTAAGGGGAAATTAAAGGACCATGTAACCATGCATAGTTGCTATATACACCATCCAAGAAATAACAGACGTAGCCGTTAATAGATTGCTGAAGTTACCTTGTTCATGAGAGCATTATAGGCCTTGCTCGGAAGATATACTAAAGTTGTTCCACTGTCAATTATTGCTTTTTTACTGGATTTCGACTCAAAGAGGGAAGTCGGGATGTCTAGAACTTCTTTACCAACCTCAATATCCTTCAGAGAAAGAGTATAATGTGCCCTAAAGAGGAAGAGAAGCATTTCAGTTCAATAAACAAAGGAAATCAGCATTTATCTTATGGTCTCCACTTAGTATGTTTTGGGTCAAAACCAGATGTGCTACTGCTTGTGTAACTAGCATACGAACAATTCTCCTTTTTGGtttcaaataaatataaacaGAATTGAAGGGGAACCTTGGCACAACAACAAAAGTTTCCGCCATGTGGCCAAGAGGTCACGGATTCAAGCTGTGGAGACCTCTTGCAGAAATTCAAGGTAATTCAATATATTGGCAATTTTTCTGTCTGCATGTCTTATTTGTTCatttttttccctttatttttgaGGAGGGGGTGGGAACTAAAAGTACATACCTATTCGGGAGTAATGGGGCTGAATTTACTTTTGGCTCAACTACTTGTCCAATAGCAAATATACCACCTCCTTTAACTCCGTCCAGGCAATGTGCAAACATTTTTTTCACCGTTCCAGCTGCAGCTAACTGCGAGATGACGGACGAATTTGCTTCTCCAAAACCAATTATCCCATCAACTGCATTAGTAGATGTACCTAGGTCTCCAGATTGCTGAGACGAGCACCTATCTTGGATAAAAAACAAGTAATACAAACACATCATCACAAGATGAACTACTTGTCTATCCATACTATAATATCACAGAATAGAGTAGCATTATTTTACATCTAAATTTTAAAATCATACAATAATGTGATTTGGAAACACAACTTTATTATGCTTGATATAGGGAAATGAAGAAAGGCACTATCAATCTTCCATGTATTGAACTGCTAGCGATCTTGAACAAGTATAGACTTAGAGACTGCGAACCCATCCATCGGTGCATTCACTGCATTGCCACTATATACACTAAGAAGAGGAGAAGGATCATCATACATATGATACACAAATCACATTGTCTTTCTACCGACTATCCACGTTCTTGTTAGTGTCCCACATCGAAATCGGTGGGGGTGTGGTTTCTATATCTCCTTATATggtagcttttggggttgagttaggctcAATGTCCATTTTTTTATCATGATATTAGAGCCAGACTCATCCCAATTCATTGTTTACCCAATGTTGTGCCCCTATTTATATAGTCCACGCTCCAGAGAAGTCCACAACTGACTAGATCATCATGCTATGAACAAGTTCAAAGACATCGAGAAATGGAGTATACAACTTGGTTTGAAGGATTGATTTGACAAGGCGAGTCGACACTTAGAAAAGCTTATAAACATCAAATTCATGTACACAATAACGAATCAAAGTTGAAACTAGATTAGTAAGTCAAGTCCATGCATCAGATTACTTGGCAAAAAATCAGCATAGATAGATTTTTAAGTTACAAGGATTAAACATACCCAAATGCAACGGATCCCTGTAAGGAAGATGTTTTATAATCTCCAGACACTTGATCTAAATAGATGTTATCTTTTACAAAGTATCCTCCAGTTGAGCTGCCATCTCCATAAGTAACCAAATATTCACAGGGCTTTCCGACCTTGCATTCGGAACTGGCTGCATCGAACATAGTAGTGCAAACATCTTGCTCGCAGGTAATAAATTTCCCAGTTGTTGAGGCTTGTAAGTCATATTGCACTAAATCTATCTGTTAGTGTGACAAATAActcaataattattcaatataCATCAAGAAATTTACGTTACTCATTTTGTTCTAGGATCATACCCCGAGTTTGCTTTTTGTAGGACATTTGAGACAGCGTGCACAGTTTACCCAAAAAAGATCGCTTCCAGTATCTACCTGGACATGATAGTCCTTTGAAGGTGTCCCAATTGAAAGCTTAGTGAAATATAGCCTGCATCCCTTACAATATGAGGAAAAACCACAATAATTCATATTCGTAATACTATTCAAATTATCAATcaaattaactttttaacaactaGTACTTTAATTTTTTTGTGTTCACTAAATCTACTGGCCCGACTAATTTTGGTTCACGTTGTGCGGGCCTCGCTAAAGGGGAAGTCTAGATCATTGATAAACTCCCCCTGTTCTCATTTAGTTGTCAAGATAAATTTTTTACAgcctttttcaaaaaatattggtAAGAGTAATTTTACTATGTACCCTATTAATTCTTTAATCTTtgatactccctccggtccaaaataagtgattttttagcCTTTTTTtggtggtccaaaataagtgatttttccagatttcaagaatgaattaaatatttttttcctacattgcccttggaataaatagtgttggaatatgtgttaggagtatttatgtgaagagatagtaaaggttaatatggtcaatttcattgctaattaatattaaaagatGGATTTCTTAATTTGTGTGAAAACAGCTAAAAAATCATTTATTTTGGACCAAAGGGAATAGCATTAATCTATTtccaataaataagaaaactTCATTTAATGTGTCTTAATTCTAGAACAACCAATATTAAGGGTAAAGTTGGAATTAGTTTTTAATTCTTGATTTTCTAAAATGACAAGTATTTGAAAACAACTACAGTAACTTCAGTAAACATGTATATTCCCTTCTAGTCTTCTATTCACTTGGTATGCCCCTTAAAAAATCACTTATTAAGGGTTTATTTTACCAAACTACCCTTGTCAATGGTTTTTAAATTGTAGCTCCAATAAATTTGGGGAGTGTGGGTACTATTAAGGGTAATATTGGAAGAAATATTATATCTGTTTTTATGTGCTAAAATggacaaataaaacaaaaaaattatttctacCATTAAGGAATAGTAAAAGGGAGTCCTTGACTATCTTCTTCAGACCGAACGGAGATAGTACATAATTCAAATTAACATAATAATGATTTCATTctatatttaaaaatagtttaCATTCCTAcaataatttatagccacacaaaatgtATGTGCATCATTCTACAGccacacaagttcaaaagtttctcttttttttttttttaaatatgagaAAATATGTAGGAATGAGGAGGCACTTACGCTGCACCGGTGGGACTGCCGTTGCCACCCAATAGGAAGTCGGCGGCGGCGAGCATTCTGCCGTGACGATGGACATCGTGGTCTTTAAGGTCCTTCAAAACAGACCTTCCACGCCCACCAAATTTATGCTCCACACTGAAAACCACATTATTCTCCCCCTTCACACTTACCTCATAATCACCACccaacaaaaccaaaaaaagtaTCAAATACCCATTTCTCCTCAGATCCATTATCTTCACCATATTATAATATCTCTAACATACAAAACTGCGCGCGTATTCTGTTTTAATTTCTATATGACTTAATAACAATTTTCGTCGTGTATATGTTTGTAATTTTTGTATGTATGAATGAATGAATCATTAGATCAAAGGGGAAAAAACAAGGAATTTTTCCTTgttataatttttttgttttgttttgtgggTGTGGCGTGAGAAGAGGTGGGGGTGAATGAGAGGGAAGGGTAAAgaccaaaggaaaatggaagctgggggagaaaaaaaacaacaagaaatgagagATAGAGATAGGAATCAACAAAGGAATGACAAGTGGATTGCCCAAATTTCAGCAAAAAAACGTAAAAATCGTAGCGTCAACTTGTGTTTCGTAATACTTGGAAATATTCTTAATGGCTTTCTCTCTCTAAATGTGTATAAATACCATATGTTCTATCTTTGTCTACAAATGTAGCTCGAGCTGCATGGGGAAAAGCGTTTGTCGTGTTGTTATTGTGTGCTTTACATTCTCTCATGCCTCGCCCgactttagaagaaataggaaAGAGTGCAAGTAAATTAATGAAATAATGCATAATATCCTCCGCAaccatattattaattatatatctTTTCTTTTCGTGGGTCATATTATACTCGTGGActtaattttttcaaaatttatttaacATTATATGCTCAATTAAACTCGTGCGTGACTACACCTCTTCCAAGCGCATAAAGACTAAATTTAAAAGGCCGGTATGCTATATAATTGAACACATTATATTATGCCAAAGAAACGTTAAGAAAAGGTCTGAAACGTTAAACTCAACTCTTTTATTTGAACACATTCTTTTATCACTCCTCCTAAACTTTATAAACTATCTGCCATTGTCGAAGAGCTTCTACTTGTGGT belongs to Nicotiana tabacum cultivar K326 chromosome 6, ASM71507v2, whole genome shotgun sequence and includes:
- the LOC107762206 gene encoding aspartic proteinase 36 isoform X2, with protein sequence MVKIMDLRRNGYLILFLVLLGGDYEVSVKGENNVVFSVEHKFGGRGRSVLKDLKDHDVHRHGRMLAAADFLLGGNGSPTGAALYFTKLSIGTPSKDYHVQVDTGSDLFWVNCARCLKCPTKSKLGIDLVQYDLQASTTGKFITCEQDVCTTMFDAASSECKVGKPCEYLVTYGDGSSTGGYFVKDNIYLDQVSGDYKTSSLQGSVAFGCSSQQSGDLGTSTNAVDGIIGFGEANSSVISQLAAAGTVKKMFAHCLDGVKGGGIFAIGQVVEPKVNSAPLLPNRAHYTLSLKDIEVGKEVLDIPTSLFESKSSKKAIIDSGTTLVYLPSKAYNALMNKLMSKQPQLKTHHLDGDFDCFIYSGNVDDGFPAVTFQFVGNLSLTAYPHDYLFEVRDNEWCIGWQEGTQGKDGNEIYLLGDLLLSNKLVLYDLEKQTIGWTQYDCSSSIKVKDETSGNVYTVGAHKISSASSLDSRMAFTFFFSVISFFCFLLK
- the LOC107762206 gene encoding aspartic proteinase 36 isoform X1, which encodes MVKIMDLRRNGYLILFLVLLGGDYEVSVKGENNVVFSVEHKFGGRGRSVLKDLKDHDVHRHGRMLAAADFLLGGNGSPTGAALYFTKLSIGTPSKDYHVQVDTGSDLFWVNCARCLKCPTKSKLGIDLVQYDLQASTTGKFITCEQDVCTTMFDAASSECKVGKPCEYLVTYGDGSSTGGYFVKDNIYLDQVSGDYKTSSLQGSVAFGCSSQQSGDLGTSTNAVDGIIGFGEANSSVISQLAAAGTVKKMFAHCLDGVKGGGIFAIGQVVEPKVNSAPLLPNRAHYTLSLKDIEVGKEVLDIPTSLFESKSSKKAIIDSGTTLVYLPSKAYNALMNKLMSKQPQLKTHHLDGDFDCFIYSGNVDDGFPAVTFQFVGNLSLTAYPHDYLFEVRPLLAVYVLCRGSIRKGLSTFTKIGDNEWCIGWQEGTQGKDGNEIYLLGDLLLSNKLVLYDLEKQTIGWTQYDCSSSIKVKDETSGNVYTVGAHKISSASSLDSRMAFTFFFSVISFFCFLLK